The following nucleotide sequence is from Bdellovibrio sp. ArHS.
TATCGCCACTTCTGATTTGCCGACATCGGCGGTGACACAATGGACGACAAATGGTTCTGACATCCATTTTAATACGGGAAAGGTAGGTTTGGGAACAACGAGTCCGGTTACGCTTGTTGACACCCGTACGGCCGCAACTCCCACCCTTGCCGCATCAGTGAACACGTACCCCACCCCGCTTACAGTTTATCCGAGCAATTCCTACAATGAGGCAAACTTAACAGGTCTTATTGCCGACGGCGTTACGACAATAGGGCTGGATCATATCATTTTAAATCCCTCGGCTCCTGTGAGCTCGAGCTTGTCGGGAAGGTACGTGAGTATCGTAGTCCCACCCACGGCCACCAATAATAATCAGTCCACGAACATTGGAGTGTCTGCCAAGGTCAGAGATTATGCCGCCGTGGGCACGACGGGCTCTTTATATGGGGCCGATATAGGAGTGCAGTATTTTGGCGCGGGCGCCAGAAGTTTTCTTGTCGGTCTTCAAGGTACTGCGAACGTGGCAAACTACAATTCAACCAATCAAGCCTCAACGGTCGGAAGTGTTTTCGGTGGGCACTTTACAGCCAGTGTAAACACGACAGGTGGTAGTGCTGAGGAAGTGCGTGGCCTTTCCTCTATTTCAGCGAATTCTGGAACGATCGAGAGACAGCTTGGAGCGCATAGCTTTGCGACTAATAACGCTTCAGGAACAGTAACCTATCAAAGGGGAATGGGTGTGAGCGCCGTCAATGATGGCACGATTGCGGCTACAGGTCATCAAGCGGGGCTTGAGGTTGCGGCCAGCACCTCGAATGCCATAAATGCCCAATGGGGATTTATGAGTTCTACTGTTAACACGAGCACTGGAAGTAGTGGGACACAAATGGCCGGCGGAGCTTTCGCTGCTAACAATGGCTCTGGATCTTTGAATGACCAAAGGGGACTCCAAGGGTACGCTCAAAACAATGGCTCTGGTACAATAAACTCGCAAATTGGTCTCATCGGCGGCGCCCAGAATACCAGTGTTGGAACACTCGTCAGCGCGGTGGCGGTGATGGGCCACTCGCAGAATTTGGGGGCGGGAACAATTGATTCAGCTGTTGGTGTAAATGGCGAAATCCTAAATGATCATGCCGGAGGAACTATTGCTAACTCCTATGCCTTTACAGGAACGGTTCGGCGCAACAGCGGTACCATCACCAATGGCTACGGACTTTTTCTCGGACCCATTGTTGCGACAAATGCATGGTCCATTTTTGTGAGTGACGCTGCCGCCCCCAGCTACTTCGCTGGAAAAATAGGGGTGGGTAATTTCAGTCCCGCGTACAATCTTGATGTTACCGGCGACGTCAATGCGACGGGGTGTGTTCGTGCTAGCAACTCCACGTTGGGCGGAACCTGCGCTTCTGATGAACGTTTGAAACAGGATGTACAATCTTTCACTTTGGGTCTTGAAGCACTTTTAGGAGTCAACCCTCGCTACTTTAAATATAACGGCCTGGGTGGGCAGCCTGCCAGTCGGGAGTTTGAACTCGGCGTAATTGCGCAAGAAGTTGAAATGACAGCGCCAGAACTCATCGTTCCGAAGAAAGTGAAGCTCCATTCTGATGACAGTCAAACAACTGAAATCAAGCAGGTCAACTACACGGCTTTGACTTACGTCCTCATCAACTCAGTGAAGGAGCTTTATCATCGTTGGTCGACCGATAGCCAAGCTGTTCATCAGGAGTTAGCCT
It contains:
- a CDS encoding tail fiber domain-containing protein; this translates as KVTGTQALTTGCTAAQTLTWISTTDSLACTDIAIDDSQVNFGSQAAGNFFAAPEGSAGVPVFRSIATSDLPTSAVTQWTTNGSDIHFNTGKVGLGTTSPVTLVDTRTAATPTLAASVNTYPTPLTVYPSNSYNEANLTGLIADGVTTIGLDHIILNPSAPVSSSLSGRYVSIVVPPTATNNNQSTNIGVSAKVRDYAAVGTTGSLYGADIGVQYFGAGARSFLVGLQGTANVANYNSTNQASTVGSVFGGHFTASVNTTGGSAEEVRGLSSISANSGTIERQLGAHSFATNNASGTVTYQRGMGVSAVNDGTIAATGHQAGLEVAASTSNAINAQWGFMSSTVNTSTGSSGTQMAGGAFAANNGSGSLNDQRGLQGYAQNNGSGTINSQIGLIGGAQNTSVGTLVSAVAVMGHSQNLGAGTIDSAVGVNGEILNDHAGGTIANSYAFTGTVRRNSGTITNGYGLFLGPIVATNAWSIFVSDAAAPSYFAGKIGVGNFSPAYNLDVTGDVNATGCVRASNSTLGGTCASDERLKQDVQSFTLGLEALLGVNPRYFKYNGLGGQPASREFELGVIAQEVEMTAPELIVPKKVKLHSDDSQTTEIKQVNYTALTYVLINSVKELYHRWSTDSQAVHQELASKDHRIQLLEQDNAKKSKELDAIKAWLCAKDPAAPFCI